A window of Pedococcus aerophilus contains these coding sequences:
- a CDS encoding DNA topoisomerase IV subunit A, with protein sequence MARKTPSAPEDESFVERIVDIDVREEMQGAFLEYAVSVIHSRALPDARDGLKPVQRRILYSMNEMGLRPERGHVKSSRVVGDVMGKYHPHGDTAIYDALVRMAQPFTMRLPLVDGHGNFGSLDDGPAASRYTEARPAPAAMLMTTGLDEETVEFVPNYDDQLLQPEVLPAAFPNLLVNGASGIAVGMATNMAPHNLVEVIGAARHLISNPTCSLDDLMKFVPGPDLPAGGRIVGLDGIRDAYLTGRGSFKTRATTRIEKTSPRRQGIVVTELPYLVGPEKVIEKIKDAVQSKKLQGIADVKDLTDRKHGLQLVIEVKNGFNPDAVLEQLYKLTPMEDSFSINNVALVGGQPRTLGLKDLLKVYVDFRTDVVRRRTEYRLGKRKDRLHLVEGLLVAILDIDEVIQLIRTSDDGTTAKARLMDVFDLSDPQATYILDLQLRRLTKFSRIELETEKSDLERQIEELEAILGDEKLLLKTVSTELADVAKSHGTPRRTVLLESAGVPATTASPLEVADDPCWVLLSSTGLLARTNGADPIPTESSRSKHDALVGAVRTTARGEVGLVTSRGRLIRLSALELPTLPPTNGAPSLSGGAPLAAYVDLPRGEEPLTIVSLLAEAPGIALGTAQGVVKRVTTDYPGRSDFELISLRDGDHVVGAVGLATGDEDLVFITSDAQLLRFGAGVVRPQGRAAGGMAGIKLAAGATVAFFGAVPQGADAVVVTSSGSSGALPGTEPGSIKATPYSEYPPKGRATGGVRCHRFLKGEDTLVLAWAGPLPAKASGANGVALELPEPTGRRDGSGMPAPAAIARIAGPPQ encoded by the coding sequence ATGGCCCGCAAGACCCCGTCAGCCCCCGAGGACGAGTCCTTCGTCGAGCGGATCGTCGACATCGACGTCCGCGAGGAGATGCAGGGGGCGTTCCTCGAGTACGCCGTCTCCGTCATCCACTCCCGGGCCCTGCCCGACGCCCGGGACGGCCTCAAGCCGGTGCAGCGACGGATCCTCTACTCCATGAACGAGATGGGCCTGCGTCCCGAGCGCGGCCACGTGAAGTCCTCGCGCGTCGTGGGCGACGTCATGGGCAAGTACCACCCGCACGGTGACACGGCCATCTACGACGCCCTCGTGCGCATGGCCCAGCCGTTCACGATGCGCCTGCCCCTCGTCGACGGGCACGGCAACTTCGGCTCCCTCGACGACGGCCCGGCCGCCTCGCGGTACACCGAGGCGCGCCCTGCCCCGGCCGCGATGCTCATGACGACCGGGCTCGACGAGGAGACCGTCGAGTTCGTCCCCAACTACGACGACCAGCTGCTCCAGCCCGAGGTCCTGCCCGCGGCGTTCCCCAACCTGCTCGTCAACGGTGCCAGCGGGATCGCCGTCGGCATGGCCACCAACATGGCGCCGCACAACCTCGTCGAGGTCATCGGTGCGGCCCGCCACCTCATCAGCAACCCGACCTGCTCGCTGGACGACCTGATGAAGTTCGTCCCCGGCCCCGACCTGCCCGCCGGCGGTCGCATCGTCGGCCTCGACGGGATCCGTGACGCGTACCTCACCGGCCGCGGCAGCTTCAAGACCCGCGCCACCACCCGGATCGAGAAGACCTCGCCGCGCCGCCAGGGCATCGTCGTCACCGAGCTGCCCTACCTCGTCGGGCCCGAGAAGGTCATCGAGAAGATCAAGGACGCCGTCCAGTCCAAGAAGCTCCAGGGCATCGCGGACGTCAAGGACCTCACCGACCGCAAGCACGGCCTCCAGCTGGTCATCGAGGTCAAGAACGGCTTCAACCCCGACGCCGTCCTGGAGCAGCTCTACAAGCTGACGCCGATGGAGGACTCGTTCTCCATCAACAACGTCGCCCTGGTCGGCGGGCAGCCGCGCACCCTCGGGCTCAAGGACCTCCTCAAGGTCTACGTCGACTTCCGCACCGATGTCGTCCGCCGCCGCACCGAGTACCGCCTCGGCAAGCGCAAGGACCGCCTGCACCTCGTCGAGGGACTGCTCGTCGCGATCCTGGACATCGACGAGGTCATCCAGCTCATCCGCACCTCTGACGACGGCACCACGGCGAAGGCGCGCCTGATGGACGTCTTCGACCTGTCCGACCCGCAGGCGACCTACATCCTCGACCTCCAGCTGCGTCGCCTGACGAAGTTCTCGCGCATCGAGCTCGAGACCGAGAAGTCGGACCTGGAGCGCCAGATCGAGGAGCTCGAGGCGATCCTCGGCGACGAGAAGCTGCTGCTCAAGACCGTCTCCACCGAGCTGGCCGACGTCGCCAAGAGCCACGGCACCCCGCGGCGCACCGTCCTGCTGGAGTCCGCCGGCGTCCCCGCCACGACCGCCTCGCCGCTGGAGGTGGCCGACGACCCGTGCTGGGTCCTGCTGTCCTCCACCGGACTGCTGGCCCGCACCAACGGCGCCGACCCCATCCCGACCGAGTCGTCGCGGAGCAAGCACGACGCCCTGGTCGGCGCCGTGCGCACCACGGCCCGCGGGGAGGTCGGCCTCGTCACGTCCCGTGGCCGCCTCATCCGGCTCTCCGCGCTCGAGCTGCCGACGCTGCCCCCGACGAACGGGGCACCGTCGCTGTCCGGCGGAGCCCCTCTGGCCGCCTACGTCGACCTCCCCCGCGGCGAGGAGCCGCTGACCATCGTGAGCCTGCTCGCCGAAGCCCCCGGGATCGCCCTCGGGACCGCCCAAGGCGTCGTCAAGCGCGTCACGACCGACTACCCCGGCCGCAGCGACTTCGAGCTCATCTCGCTGCGCGACGGCGACCACGTCGTCGGCGCCGTCGGCCTGGCCACCGGCGACGAGGACCTCGTCTTCATCACCTCCGACGCACAGCTGCTGCGCTTCGGCGCCGGGGTCGTCCGGCCCCAGGGTCGCGCCGCGGGCGGCATGGCCGGCATCAAGCTCGCTGCTGGGGCCACCGTCGCCTTCTTCGGCGCCGTCCCGCAGGGTGCCGACGCGGTCGTGGTGACCTCGTCCGGGTCCTCCGGCGCCCTGCCCGGCACCGAGCCGGGTTCGATCAAGGCCACCCCGTACTCCGAGTACCCGCCCAAGGGTCGGGCCACCGGCGGCGTCCGCTGCCACCGGTTCCTCAAGGGCGAGGACACCCTGGTCCTGGCGTGGGCAGGACCATTGCCCGCCAAGGCATCTGGCGCCAACGGCGTCGCGCTCGAGCTGCCCGAGCCCACCGGGCGCCGAGACGGTTCCGGCATGCCTGCACCGGCCGCCATCGCGCGGATCGCCGGGCCGCCGCAGTGA
- a CDS encoding sucrase ferredoxin, which produces MPSSGHGVPAPDACSVGFDVVGVSAFGTAAQAGFFVALEQPGPWGRDAATESHLPPELGSALADACSRRGGRLSLIRRPGRHPADAHDAAQAGHTAYLAWAGEQPWLLTGRVTDPAVLLDVDLDALARGDRDAVAASLPGMAPCPPVLLVCTNGRRDVCCAVRGRPVALDAAVAAPGRVWEASHTGGHRYAPTGVLLPHGATLARLDAALAGEVLAASAHGELPPSVLGPDHDRGRSALPPGAQAAESLVRHVEGVTDLMALHVTPDVTLDMTRRDEPGTPGTPAVDGVPAAFVVSHRDGRSWSVRCERRITARELPESCGKAPVHVASWDAQLIR; this is translated from the coding sequence GTGCCCTCGTCCGGGCACGGTGTCCCTGCTCCCGACGCCTGCTCGGTCGGGTTCGACGTCGTGGGCGTCTCCGCCTTTGGCACAGCGGCGCAGGCGGGCTTCTTCGTGGCCCTGGAGCAGCCCGGCCCGTGGGGTCGGGACGCGGCCACGGAGTCGCACCTCCCCCCGGAGCTCGGGTCCGCCCTCGCCGACGCGTGCAGCCGCCGCGGAGGTCGGCTCAGCCTCATCCGTCGCCCCGGACGGCACCCCGCTGACGCCCACGACGCGGCGCAGGCCGGCCACACGGCATACCTCGCCTGGGCAGGTGAGCAGCCGTGGCTGCTCACGGGTCGGGTCACGGACCCGGCCGTCCTGCTCGACGTCGACCTCGACGCCCTCGCCCGCGGTGACCGCGACGCGGTCGCGGCATCCCTGCCCGGTATGGCGCCGTGCCCGCCCGTGCTGCTCGTGTGCACCAACGGGCGGCGCGACGTGTGCTGCGCGGTCCGTGGCCGCCCCGTGGCGCTCGACGCCGCAGTGGCCGCACCCGGAAGGGTGTGGGAGGCCTCGCACACCGGTGGCCACCGGTACGCCCCGACCGGCGTGCTGCTCCCCCACGGAGCCACCCTGGCCCGACTCGACGCCGCACTGGCCGGCGAGGTGCTGGCCGCTTCGGCCCACGGCGAGCTGCCGCCGTCGGTCCTCGGGCCGGACCACGACCGCGGCCGCAGCGCCCTGCCCCCCGGAGCCCAGGCCGCGGAGTCCCTGGTGCGCCACGTGGAGGGCGTCACGGACCTCATGGCGCTGCACGTGACCCCGGACGTGACCCTGGACATGACCCGCCGCGACGAGCCCGGAACGCCGGGAACTCCTGCCGTCGACGGGGTCCCGGCAGCGTTCGTGGTCAGTCACCGCGACGGTCGCAGCTGGTCGGTTCGATGCGAAAGGCGTATCACCGCACGTGAATTGCCTGAGTCGTGCGGCAAGGCGCCTGTCCACGTCGCGAGCTGGGACGCCCAGCTCATCCGCTGA
- a CDS encoding ABC transporter substrate-binding protein: protein MALRMNKRRTFSVLAGAVSVALVAAACGGGDDGGSDAAASGADARGPITYVQGKDNSGLLGPMAERWNAAHPNEKVTIKEQSDQADQQHDDLVQHFQAKDPSYDVVSVDVVWTAEFAAKGWLTPLKDKFALPTEGFLKPTVDASTYNNTLYAAPTSSDGSMLYYRSDLVKTPPKTFDEMWSMCSIAKENGMDCYAGQFAKYEGLTCNATEWMNAYGAKVVDSAGKPTVDSPEAAAGLKALAEHYKNGDIPKQGITYQEEQSRAAFQNGKLLFLRNWPYVYNLASTDASSKVKDKFKVAPLPGVSGPGTSTLGGHMAAISAYSKYKATALDFLKFLTSPEEQKTNMEKGSLAPVIESIYTDQALVAKYPYLPTLLESIQNAVARPVTPFYPAVTKAIQDNSYAAIQGQKTPEQAVKDMQAAMQASTGG from the coding sequence ATGGCCCTCCGAATGAACAAGCGGCGCACCTTCTCGGTGCTTGCCGGTGCAGTGTCCGTTGCGCTCGTCGCAGCAGCCTGCGGTGGTGGCGACGACGGCGGCAGTGACGCCGCGGCCTCCGGGGCTGACGCCCGCGGCCCCATCACCTACGTCCAGGGCAAGGACAACAGCGGTCTGCTCGGGCCGATGGCCGAGCGCTGGAACGCTGCCCACCCGAACGAGAAGGTCACGATCAAGGAGCAGTCGGACCAGGCCGACCAGCAGCACGACGACCTCGTGCAGCACTTCCAGGCCAAGGACCCGAGCTACGACGTGGTCTCCGTGGACGTCGTCTGGACCGCCGAGTTCGCGGCCAAGGGCTGGCTCACGCCGCTCAAGGACAAGTTCGCGCTGCCGACCGAGGGCTTCCTCAAGCCGACCGTCGACGCCTCGACGTACAACAACACGCTGTACGCCGCCCCGACCTCCTCGGACGGCTCGATGCTGTACTACCGCAGCGACCTCGTGAAGACGCCTCCGAAGACGTTCGACGAGATGTGGTCGATGTGCTCCATCGCCAAGGAGAACGGCATGGACTGCTACGCAGGCCAGTTCGCCAAGTACGAGGGCCTCACCTGCAACGCCACCGAGTGGATGAACGCCTACGGCGCCAAGGTCGTCGACTCGGCCGGCAAGCCCACCGTCGACTCCCCCGAGGCCGCTGCCGGCCTCAAGGCCCTCGCCGAGCACTACAAGAACGGTGACATCCCCAAGCAGGGCATCACCTACCAGGAGGAGCAGAGCCGCGCTGCGTTCCAGAACGGCAAGCTGCTGTTCCTGCGCAACTGGCCCTACGTCTACAACCTGGCCTCGACCGACGCCTCGTCTAAGGTCAAGGACAAGTTCAAGGTCGCCCCGCTCCCCGGTGTGAGTGGCCCCGGCACCTCCACCCTCGGTGGTCACATGGCCGCGATCAGCGCCTACTCCAAGTACAAGGCCACGGCCCTGGACTTCCTGAAGTTCCTCACCAGCCCCGAGGAGCAGAAGACCAACATGGAGAAGGGCTCGCTCGCCCCGGTCATCGAGTCGATCTACACCGACCAGGCCCTGGTCGCGAAGTACCCGTACCTGCCGACCCTGCTCGAGTCGATCCAGAACGCCGTGGCCCGCCCGGTCACCCCGTTCTACCCGGCCGTGACCAAGGCGATCCAGGACAACTCCTACGCGGCGATCCAGGGTCAGAAGACCCCGGAGCAGGCCGTGAAGGACATGCAGGCCGCCATGCAGGCCTCCACGGGCGGCTGA
- a CDS encoding sugar ABC transporter permease, giving the protein MSAVAQSTGRSTKNTPPKKQKGLNAGQGRQGLLLVAPTIAFLTVIIIYPLFKAIQLSFGKDEGLDPATGLFVEGGNAGISNYTHWLLQRCGDIDCPPGTLGAQFYDALWVTLFFTVVSVVIEVLLGMWFAMIMNRDFKGRGLVRAAILIPWAIPTAVTAKLWFFIFAYDGIANVLLGFFGISPQLWTSDPWAAKFAIVIADVWKTTPFMALLILAGLQLIPGDVYEAAQIDGASKFQTFIRITLPLVKVPLMVAVLFRTLDVLRIYDLPAILTQGAGGTTSLSMLVINQIRQGFHSASALSTIVFALVAFTAFLFIKFGGADVVQRPPKSAKKKDDDKPTKSADTGNPVAANVTTGA; this is encoded by the coding sequence ATGAGCGCAGTCGCGCAGTCGACAGGGCGGTCGACGAAGAACACGCCGCCCAAGAAGCAAAAAGGGCTGAACGCCGGACAGGGTCGGCAGGGGCTGCTGCTCGTGGCCCCCACGATCGCGTTCCTGACCGTCATCATCATCTACCCGCTGTTCAAGGCGATCCAGCTCTCGTTCGGCAAGGACGAGGGCCTCGACCCCGCGACCGGCCTGTTCGTCGAGGGTGGCAACGCCGGCATCTCCAACTACACCCACTGGCTGCTCCAGCGCTGTGGCGACATCGACTGCCCCCCGGGCACGCTCGGCGCCCAGTTCTACGACGCGCTGTGGGTGACGCTGTTCTTCACCGTCGTCAGCGTCGTCATCGAGGTCCTGCTCGGCATGTGGTTCGCGATGATCATGAACCGCGACTTCAAGGGCCGCGGCCTGGTCCGCGCCGCCATCCTCATCCCGTGGGCCATCCCCACCGCCGTCACCGCGAAGCTCTGGTTCTTCATCTTCGCCTACGACGGCATCGCGAACGTCCTGCTCGGCTTCTTCGGGATCTCGCCGCAGCTGTGGACCAGCGACCCGTGGGCCGCCAAGTTCGCCATCGTCATCGCCGACGTCTGGAAGACGACGCCGTTCATGGCGCTGCTCATCCTCGCCGGTCTCCAGCTCATCCCGGGCGACGTCTACGAGGCCGCCCAGATCGACGGTGCCTCGAAGTTCCAGACGTTCATCCGCATCACCCTGCCCCTGGTCAAGGTGCCGCTCATGGTGGCGGTGCTGTTCCGCACCCTCGACGTGCTGCGCATCTACGACCTGCCGGCGATCCTCACCCAAGGAGCCGGCGGGACGACCTCGTTGTCGATGCTCGTGATCAACCAGATCAGACAGGGCTTCCACAGCGCCTCTGCGCTGTCGACGATCGTGTTCGCCCTCGTCGCGTTCACCGCCTTCCTCTTCATCAAGTTCGGTGGGGCCGACGTCGTGCAGCGTCCGCCCAAGTCGGCCAAGAAGAAGGACGACGACAAGCCCACCAAGTCCGCCGACACCGGTAACCCGGTCGCCGCCAACGTCACCACGGGAGCCTGA
- a CDS encoding carbohydrate ABC transporter permease translates to MTATTTTAPPSSGRTEAQEIHFKSDRNAKLRMYFGLAAIIIWGLAPFYWMVVTAFRDVGYTFDSTPWPTHVTLDNFRTAFSTARGNHFGDALVHSIIIGIITTIVAMLVGVFASYALARLQFPGKYAVLGVILGASMFPGVALVSPLFQMFSNWGWLTGANYQALIIPNISFALPLTIYTLTAFLAEMPWELEESARIDGCTPGQAFRKIMLPLAAPGLFTTAILAFIASWNEFLLAAQFSTPQTQTVTVAIAQFTGAQPRQEPYTAVMAAGTIVTVPLIIMVLIFQRAIVSGLTAGGVKG, encoded by the coding sequence ATGACTGCTACGACGACCACGGCTCCCCCCAGCTCGGGGCGCACCGAGGCGCAGGAGATCCACTTCAAGAGCGACCGCAACGCCAAGCTGCGGATGTACTTCGGCCTCGCCGCGATCATCATCTGGGGCCTGGCCCCGTTCTACTGGATGGTCGTGACGGCGTTCCGCGACGTGGGCTACACCTTCGACAGCACCCCGTGGCCCACCCACGTCACGCTGGACAACTTCCGCACGGCGTTCTCGACGGCCCGAGGCAACCACTTCGGTGACGCCCTCGTGCACTCCATCATCATCGGCATCATCACGACCATCGTCGCGATGCTCGTCGGCGTCTTCGCGTCCTACGCCCTGGCCCGCCTGCAGTTCCCGGGCAAGTACGCCGTCCTCGGCGTCATCCTCGGCGCATCGATGTTCCCCGGTGTCGCCCTCGTGTCGCCGCTGTTCCAGATGTTCTCCAACTGGGGCTGGCTCACCGGAGCCAACTACCAGGCGCTGATCATCCCGAACATCTCGTTCGCCCTCCCCCTGACGATCTACACGCTCACGGCGTTCCTGGCGGAGATGCCCTGGGAGCTCGAGGAGTCGGCACGGATCGACGGCTGCACGCCGGGTCAGGCGTTCCGCAAGATCATGCTCCCCCTCGCAGCGCCCGGCCTGTTCACCACGGCCATCCTGGCGTTCATCGCGAGCTGGAACGAGTTCCTGCTCGCCGCCCAGTTCTCGACGCCGCAGACGCAGACGGTGACCGTCGCCATCGCGCAGTTCACCGGCGCCCAGCCCCGCCAGGAGCCCTACACCGCGGTCATGGCGGCCGGCACCATCGTCACCGTGCCGCTGATCATCATGGTGCTCATCTTCCAGCGGGCCATCGTCTCCGGCCTCACGGCTGGAGGTGTGAAGGGCTAG
- a CDS encoding LacI family DNA-binding transcriptional regulator, with product MTTIGDVAKAAGVSVATVSRALRGVDRVSPRTRERVLAAATELHYVASPAATSLVSGRTRGIGVITPYFNRWFFATVVTGIEKALRDDGHHVLLCDLESHTFDTRLPITQSMLWKRVDGVIILNVPPDAQERDLLDRMGLPVVTVGNRQPGWPSVRIDDRAAMSMAVEYVVGLGHRDIAYAGTVPSSVSHLQTPFDRRHAFDEVLAAHGIRNRPEWTLRCDWTADGAAEHADRLFAGSDRPTCVVAASDEMAFGVMSAARRHGLDVPGDVSVIGIDDHVHSRIHDLTTVRQDVEAQGRHAGSLMLAALHGHEVSSSHDEVLGVELVVRGSTAPPKKQARPSQTTGRPTRTRTAPKASASGAVQATA from the coding sequence ATGACCACCATCGGCGACGTTGCCAAGGCTGCGGGAGTGTCCGTGGCGACGGTCTCCCGCGCGCTGCGCGGAGTGGACCGTGTGAGCCCGCGCACCCGCGAGCGGGTCCTCGCTGCGGCCACCGAGCTCCACTACGTGGCCTCCCCCGCCGCCACCTCGCTCGTGTCGGGACGCACGCGCGGCATCGGCGTCATCACGCCGTACTTCAACCGGTGGTTCTTCGCCACCGTCGTCACCGGCATCGAGAAGGCGCTGCGCGACGACGGGCACCACGTCCTGCTCTGCGACCTCGAGAGCCACACCTTCGACACCCGCCTGCCGATCACCCAGAGCATGCTCTGGAAGCGGGTCGATGGCGTGATCATCCTCAACGTCCCCCCCGACGCCCAGGAACGCGACCTCCTCGACCGGATGGGCCTGCCGGTCGTCACCGTGGGCAACCGCCAGCCGGGGTGGCCGTCGGTGCGCATCGACGACCGGGCCGCGATGTCGATGGCCGTCGAGTACGTCGTGGGGCTGGGCCACCGCGACATCGCGTATGCGGGCACCGTCCCGTCGTCGGTGTCCCACCTCCAGACGCCCTTCGACCGTCGTCACGCCTTCGACGAGGTGCTCGCCGCGCACGGCATCCGCAACCGACCGGAGTGGACGCTGCGGTGCGACTGGACCGCCGACGGTGCGGCCGAGCACGCCGACCGCCTGTTCGCGGGCTCCGACCGCCCGACCTGCGTCGTGGCAGCCTCCGACGAGATGGCCTTCGGTGTCATGAGCGCCGCGAGGCGCCACGGCCTGGACGTGCCGGGCGATGTGTCGGTCATCGGGATCGACGACCACGTCCACTCCCGCATCCACGACCTCACGACGGTCCGCCAGGACGTCGAGGCGCAGGGCCGGCACGCTGGTTCGCTCATGCTGGCCGCGCTGCACGGCCACGAGGTCAGCAGCAGCCACGACGAGGTCCTTGGCGTGGAGCTGGTGGTCCGTGGCTCGACCGCTCCCCCGAAGAAGCAGGCTCGTCCCTCGCAGACGACCGGGCGCCCGACGCGAACGCGAACGGCACCGAAGGCCTCAGCCTCCGGTGCCGTCCAGGCGACCGCGTGA
- a CDS encoding APC family permease — translation MSATTNVDTGEEQTELKRVMGPKLLLLFIVGDILGTGVYALTGEVAAEVGGAAWAPFIVAFGIAMITAFSYLELVTKYPQAAGAALYTHKAFGVHFLTFIVAFTVMCSGITSASTASRAFASNLAKGFGLDSDNSNLILFIALAFMAVIALVNFRGVGESVRANIVLTLVELSGLLLVIMCGFYAVTAGKTDFSRTMIFDSPSDKNAFLAVTAATSLAFFAMVGFEDSVNMAEETKDPVKNFPKMMIAGISITGVIYVLVALLSVAVVPVGELAGSDTPLVTVVERAAPDVPIDTLLPFISMFAVANSALINMLMASRLLYGMARQEVLPPFLGKVHKTRQTPWAAIIFTTAIAFGLITLVTLNSDGEVIGALGGTTALLLLGVFTIVNVCVLVLRKDTINRKHFVAPTVLPILGAILCAYFVTPLTGRKPIQYEIAGWLLVLGVVLWAITWFANRALRAKKTYIRDPEELGEREGGMN, via the coding sequence ATGAGTGCGACGACTAACGTCGACACCGGGGAAGAGCAGACCGAGCTCAAGCGGGTGATGGGGCCCAAGCTGCTGCTGCTGTTCATCGTCGGTGACATCCTCGGCACCGGGGTCTACGCGCTCACCGGAGAGGTGGCCGCCGAGGTCGGCGGTGCCGCCTGGGCGCCGTTCATCGTGGCCTTCGGCATCGCCATGATCACGGCCTTCTCCTACCTCGAGCTGGTGACGAAGTACCCGCAGGCGGCAGGCGCGGCGCTCTACACGCACAAGGCATTCGGGGTGCACTTCCTCACCTTCATCGTGGCCTTCACGGTGATGTGCTCCGGGATCACCAGTGCCTCCACGGCCTCGCGTGCCTTCGCCTCGAACCTGGCCAAGGGGTTCGGTCTCGACAGCGACAACTCGAACCTGATCTTGTTCATCGCACTGGCCTTCATGGCCGTCATCGCCTTGGTGAACTTCCGGGGCGTCGGCGAGAGCGTCCGGGCCAACATCGTGCTCACCCTCGTCGAGCTGTCCGGTCTGCTGCTCGTCATCATGTGCGGCTTCTACGCCGTCACCGCAGGGAAGACCGATTTCAGCCGCACGATGATCTTCGACAGCCCCAGCGACAAGAACGCCTTCCTCGCGGTCACGGCGGCGACGTCGTTGGCGTTCTTCGCCATGGTGGGCTTCGAGGACTCGGTCAACATGGCCGAGGAGACCAAGGACCCGGTCAAGAACTTCCCGAAGATGATGATCGCGGGCATCAGCATCACCGGGGTCATCTACGTGCTCGTGGCCCTGCTGTCCGTGGCGGTCGTGCCGGTGGGCGAGCTGGCCGGGTCCGACACGCCTCTGGTGACCGTCGTCGAGCGAGCCGCCCCCGACGTGCCGATCGACACGCTGCTGCCCTTCATCTCCATGTTCGCCGTGGCCAACTCGGCACTGATCAACATGCTCATGGCGAGCCGCCTGCTCTACGGCATGGCCCGCCAGGAGGTGCTCCCGCCGTTCCTGGGCAAGGTGCACAAGACCCGCCAGACGCCGTGGGCCGCGATCATCTTCACCACGGCCATCGCCTTCGGCCTCATCACCCTGGTGACCCTCAACTCCGACGGCGAAGTGATCGGGGCCCTCGGTGGAACGACCGCCCTGCTGCTGCTCGGTGTCTTCACCATCGTCAACGTCTGCGTGCTCGTCCTGCGCAAGGACACCATCAACCGCAAGCACTTCGTCGCCCCGACGGTTCTACCGATCCTCGGCGCGATCCTGTGTGCCTACTTCGTCACGCCGCTCACCGGCCGCAAGCCGATCCAGTACGAGATCGCTGGGTGGCTGCTCGTCCTCGGCGTGGTGCTGTGGGCGATCACGTGGTTCGCCAACCGGGCGCTGCGGGCGAAGAAGACCTACATCCGCGACCCCGAGGAGCTCGGGGAGCGCGAGGGCGGCATGAACTAG